AAAAGGGTAAACTCCGCCTTTCCGTCTGTGTTTTTGGACGATTCTTTTGAGCAGTGCAACTGTGCAGAAGGCCGGCAGAGTGTGTGGGAATCCCGGCGGCTTTCGTTCCATTCTCTTGATACACGCTACAATGACTTCGTAGACTTTTGTTGATATCTCGTTAGTATCTCGGAATCGTCGTGGATACCTCTGAAGATACAAACGGGCAATCGTGTTGACAATCTCCCTTGGATTCCTCTTCTCGATCAGTCCGTAGTTCCAGAACGTCCAAATGAGTTGTTTGGAAGCGTGGCTGTCGGAAATCGGGTCGTAGAAATCCAGCCAATTGAGccccttcttcttgagacgGTGGCGATGTCTCACTAGGTTGGACATTCTGGTGATGATGGGTTCTCCTCATTTACAGCACATATTGAGAGTATGCATTAGGTTCGTATCTAATCTGCCACATACGAGCActttattttttttctggaAAAGACGaatttttatatatttctCCtgtttttgattttgacCAGTTTGATTGGGTTAAAATAAGTAGGCGATGTCAATATTTCACCTACATTGACGTCGCATAGTCGTTTTCCGTACTTTATGGAGTCACAAATAGATTTTTATTCTAAAAAACCAAAACATAATACATAATACAACAAactctatatatatattctaCATCcattaattataacttCTCTGAGGAGAATAATACAAAAAACTGTATATAGAACTATTGCAATAAAGACTATATGTATGATTTGTTAGATATAGTTATGTAACTACTAACACCACGTTCCGATAGTGCCAACCAGAAGTGTCATATCAGAAGAGTGCTTGCTCATTCACCAGGaagagattctagatcagCAGATACTATCTACATTTCGTCTACGATCAGCAGGTCCTTCTTATGACTTTGAGGAACCAACCAGATGATATCTGCTATCTTCAACACAATTATGAGATTTCAACAAGATTGCAACAACCTCTTTGACGTTTGTGGTTTTCGTCTCTTCTCCATTGACTCGGATAGTCGATTGAATGAACAGAGGTCAGTCCCCGTGGTATCCCTCCAATCAACTGTCTAGTTGCTTCTTCTTACTGCTATTGGCAAGTGTAGACAGTTCGAAGTTTCAATCTATGCAAGAAGCGCTGAACAAGAAGCGCTGAAACAGGCGCTGAAAActcctctccatccactCCCACTCTCAACCCCCTCTCTCCTCATGTTCAACTCAAGTTCAAACACCAACATCGCGCTCTATTGGGGCCAGGACCAGGCTGGAACCCAACTGCCTCTGTCCACCTACTGTCGGTCCAACTCTGCCGACATTTACGTGGTTTCTTTCCTCGACTCGTTTTCTGGCAAACAAACCAACGGAACGGGAGAGATGGCGGTGAGCTATGAAGGACCCATGACAAGTCTGGGAGGCGAAATTTCAATCTGTCAGTCGCTGGGACGAAAAGTTCTCATTTCACTGGGAGGAGAATCAGGACAGTATGGCCTGGACTCTGGCGCCGATGGAGAAACACTGGCTGGACAGCTGTGGGACACATTTGGGGGCGGAAAGAACGCGTCAGTACAACGACCATTTGGAAACGTGATTATTGACGGCTTCGATCTCGATATCGAACACGGAGATCCCGTGGGGTATGGAgatctcgtcaacagaTTGAGAGTGCTGTATGCCACCGACACTTCCAAGATGTACTATGTGTCTGCGGctcctcaatgtccttTTCCCGACGAATGGATTACTCAAGCCCTGGAGCAGTCAGAAGTTGATTTCGCCTTTGTGCAGTTCTACAACAACGACTGCGGTCTTGACGAGCCCAAAAACTTCAATTTTGACCAATGGGCAGACTTTGCACAGACTAGGGCAGCCAATAAACACATGAAGGTGTTTCTGGGCGTGCCCGCAAGTCGTAAATCTGCAGACACGGGCTACGTCGGAGTCCCTGTGCTCACACGGTACATTCAGAAGCTACTGAACCACACTTCTTTTGGAGGAGTCATGATGTGGGACGCTTCTTCGGCCTTTGGCAATAGGGACCATGGCAAGTCGTATGTGGAGTATGCTAAGGGTGCTCTCAATGGAGTTGTTTCCAATGGCGCTGGAACAAATTTTGTTTCGGGGGTGGTTTTCGAGGTGGTTTTCGCGGTTGTTGTGGTCTGGATATTGTAGACAATCCAAGTTCAGACATGGCGTCACGGAGTGGCTGTTTTGAAGACAGTACGGGAAATTGTATGgcacagtacagtatgtacagtgtacagaCAACTCGGTCCGGATACAGGTTGGCTAGTTCTGCATTCGGTACTCCTTCTACAGGATGAGATGGCACATCTTCGATATCCTGTCCACAATAACCCAGACATATTGTTGCCTTCTAGGATAGGTGTCGTCTACTCtctgtactgtatcttATCGAACACGTCTTACAGTGTTCACAGTGGTGATCAAGTCCAGAAGTCAACCGCTGGTTGCCCATTCCATTTTGAAACTATAGTGGAAGAACTCGGTGACTGGTGTAGCAACATCTTCCTCGCCTTGTCACTGGGAAACACAGCGTTCGCCTAACTATGAGTATTCATACTGGTGCCAGTATCGGACTTCAgagagctacaagtacaggtacagtactgtatcgTATTCTTAAGTAGTCGTATTTGCACTGTAATACCCTCCAGTGACATATGACTGACTGATACGCCCATAATAGACTAGCAAGACGTGTGGGCGGTTGCTATAGGAAGACCGGTATAAAAGCTATAGATCTGCTTAATATGATTGGATACTTGAAAATTGGGGTCAGATAGTCACAGAGATGAAGTAAAGACGTGAGGTGATTTATTTGTGGGTCTTTCTATGACGATATTTTGAAAGGAAGACAAATATCATACCAGTAGCCTAGGGGTGCTGATAACACCCGTCTAGTGCAAGTAGGGGTATTGGGAGAGCTAGAAAGTGTCTTTTAGTTTATATTTGTCGTTTGAAAATGTTTATATTTGCATATCTCCGCTTTTTAGTCATATTTGTATCGTGACAGTGTGATTCTCAGACAATGCTTGGATTGTATGTCAACTAAATCGTAACTAAATCATAACTAAATCATAACTAAATCATAACTAAACTCTAACTAAGCTCCAACTAAAATTTATCTGAAAAACAGAGAAAGATAACATAGCCCTCATTTGAATAGtataaaaaaagaatggAACTGCTCAGATCTCTGAAATTTACAATCCCATctcttgtactgtatatactaAAGCATTGTAGAAACACCACCTTCATAGAATATTTATTACGTGCCACAGAAACATATATTCACTCAATAAACCAATCTGGACTCAAACTTGATGTCGAAAAAAATCATCAGAAATTTATCCAAGTTGTATAATCATGGTATCAATCTAGAGCCCTTGATCTCTTGAATCTTTTGGTGTCTTTAATTTTCAAAATCTCTACTAAAAATCCTTACCAACAGCAACATCTTACATCCCGGACAAGATACAGCCCGTACGTTTGTAGACAAAAAGATAGCAGTAAATTTGAGGTGGACACAACTGATATCTGAGTACTTTCCCAGGCTTTGCGGTTCGAATGGTAGTGTTTTCATACTTGCAGCATTCCTCTGGCAGATTCTGCTATAGTACAGACTGTACTATTCGAAAGAACCCTGGTAAGCACACCCGTACAAGCACAACCACATGTAGAGATTACAAGCAGATATCTGATCTCAttgagagagacagagaacAACTTTGCATGCAAGTTTGCAGCTTATGAAAAAATGGACGCATTAACGATGGCATTTCAGGACAGGATAGTTCAAGTgcaggtacaagtatgtacaagtacaagtacaattacTTACATCACATACTGCACCGATTTATGCcgcacaaaaaaaacgcaCAAAATCAACGGAGACAATTCAATATGGGGATCAAAATGACGAGAATCACGATTTGTTTTGATTTAATGGCTATTTATACAGAAAATTATTGTTTTGGTTCAATTGCTTCGGAACTAAAGTTGGGTttcaacaagtacgagtatatagctgtatgtacatgacGGGCAGCCCAACGTGCTGACATATAGTCGAATCAGAGTCTTCAACTTTTCAGCCGTTTCAGCCTTTCAAGCCGTTTTTCGTGCGCCAATGAGGTGgtttgtattttttttgttttagTGTTTgttttaatttttttttaaatttttGATTGTGTTCTGTCTGGTTGACCATTTGTTGAATTGAATAAGAGATAATTGGCTTAGTAAACACCGGTGATGCCATTGGCGTTTATTTAATGGTAATAAAAGCAGATTTATGAAATAATTAGAATTAAGAAtgcaaaaagaaaaaatatatattcaACGAATGGCGGGGTCCATATCTGAGCACCGAAATGTCCGACGCAGAAGACGGAACTCCGACAGGCTGAAAAAATAGGGTGAAAAACTGCCTGACCGCTGCATTGACATTTTGACAGGTTCGTTGTAcgtacaagcacaagtacaatgtgCGTCTATGATTGTTTGTACATGCAGTGGAATGATTCTGATTGTACGATTTtcaaccaaaaaaaagggggaaaaaagggaaaaatACCGAGCCACTCTCCAACCCGCCACCTCGCTTACTAACCCCGCCAACCTCGCTTACGTATGCCAAACAAGGCTAGGTTAGGGTTGACCGTTCCAAGGGTACTCAGTAAATAGGGGTAACATGCATACGGCAAAAAAGGAAATAGGCTGGGCTGGGTTCCAGTCCAAGAATGTGTCCGTTTGGGGGCCGTCAAAAGGGATTTCGATGTATTAGGGTAGATGTAAAAAATTAGGGTAGATGTGGCTATATTAGGGATAGGCTAAGATGGTGGTGAGTGTCAGGTTTACTTTTTTTACTTCTACTTTTACTTTTCCTTTTacttttccttttccttttatttttatttttatttttatttttttttatttaattttttatttattttttattttatttttatttttattttatttttttttattttatttatatttttttatgttttgtttttattttacACATTATAAATTCTATTTATGTTTCTGCCGGTATTCGATAATCAACATTGGCAATAAAGAATCTTAGGTTATCGTGCATATCCTAAGCCTAATTAACGTGGTAGGGTAACTTGTTGAGTGGTGTGGAAAATGGGCGTATTTTGGggattaaaaaaaaattggacGGGAAAATGGAATATCCACGGAACGGTCAAAAGTTGAGGAAGGCGGACCAGGTCAATTGGTCAATGAGGTTGAATTGGCTCAAATATTAgggcaaaaaaaccacaccAATTGTGGTCCTATAACGCCCAATATTGGTGTTCTACGACTACCAGTAGTTCTAACGAGTAGTTCTAATTTTACCCCTTCTTACGTCCACTTTGTCTAATTGGATTGGCAAGAAATGCAAATTAAAAATGCAGTTAAAAATGCAATTAAAAATGCAAATGTGCCATGTACATGCTCGTTTCTGTACTCCATGGACAGCAACTTTGACCCCAATTGGACACCTGTCGTGTCCCAAATTGGAACGTGGTAGCATATATTTTTGTGCAACGTATTTCACATGTATGCAGAGAACATGCTAGGAGGTGGGTTGAGGCGGAATCGGGCGGTGCATATTAGGGTAGGTCCAAATCGGGTCTCAGGGTCGAGGGTTGACCCCAAAATAAGTattagggttagggttggaCCCACAAGGGCACGCGACTGTGGGTCTGCATGTCGACGTATAATGTGCGTTTGGGTACAAACGGTTTCCAGAGGGCCGAGGTGTATGCGATTTACGGCGAGTATGATTTGATTCtgcggtacaagtatgtacgaCATTGGAACGTACGATACAAGCGATATTCGCACTTTTACTTGTTTtttggtacaagtacgtacgTACGCTATTCACTACTCGCACTTGTCTTTTTTCAATGGAGGTCAGACATTCAAAACGGCCAAATTAAGCGATGGAAACGACAAAGGTGGTAGAGCATTCTTTCCCGCGCGATATGGACGGTTTTGCAGCTGTGCGGTAATGTTGAGACAGGCGAGTTACACCAGTATTCTGTAGGTACGTAGACAGGGTACATCATGGCCGCAAAAGGTTAATTCCAGAGCTGGATCGAAATACAAAAGACTATTTACAAAAGGGTTGGAGAGATAATATTTTGGCGCAGATTAGAGTTACCGATTAAGGTTGCTGCCAAGTCCATATTTCCAATCACCGTCGAATGAGTTGGAGCCAGAAGGGCGAGAACAGCGAGAACGATACGACGGAAAGAGACCCGCAACGTTGCTTTTGGTGGGTCCAAGATGGGGGAGAGTCGGGAGACGGGAAGTTGGTTGCTGGTGATCCGCAGATATTCGAGTCTATGGCTGATATGTTTTTAGGAGTTGAACGGAGTCGAGAGGGAGTTGAAATGAGTGAGTGCGTGAGTGAGCGAGTAGgcatgtacaagtatcgcAGACCAACGTAACGGTAGTAGTTGCGTCATTAATGGAGTAAAGAGCGTGTTGCGActatgtatgtacgatacgatatGAGTACGAGAGTGTTTATTGAGTAA
The Yarrowia lipolytica chromosome 1A, complete sequence genome window above contains:
- a CDS encoding uncharacterized protein (Truncated form of YALI0A01870g, similar to uniprot|P29029 Saccharomyces cerevisiae YLR286C Endochitinase precursor (EC 3.2.1.14 Soluble cell wall protein 2)), whose product is MFNSSSNTNIALYWGQDQAGTQLPLSTYCRSNSADIYVVSFLDSFSGKQTNGTGEMAVSYEGPMTSLGGEISICQSLGRKVLISLGGESGQYGLDSGADGETLAGQLWDTFGGGKNASVQRPFGNVIIDGFDLDIEHGDPVGYGDLVNRLRVLYATDTSKMYYVSAAPQCPFPDEWITQALEQSEVDFAFVQFYNNDCGLDEPKNFNFDQWADFAQTRAANKHMKVFLGVPASRKSADTGYVGVPVLTRYIQKLLNHTSFGGVMMWDASSAFGNRDHGKSYVEYAKGALNGVVSNGAGTNFVSGVVFEVVFAVVVVWIL